The Vibrio mangrovi genome includes a region encoding these proteins:
- a CDS encoding NUDIX hydrolase, giving the protein MPHIRAKAVCLFRRDHRILLAEGYDPIKDEKYVIPVGGGIEFGEKSTDAARRETFEEIGAEIGNLRLLGISENIFTFSGTAGHEIVFVYEAELKDESFYQQDEIPGIEVNGERFIVRWFDEDDLLNGNIPFYPDGITDML; this is encoded by the coding sequence ATGCCGCATATCCGAGCTAAAGCTGTCTGCCTGTTCCGACGTGATCACCGAATTTTGTTAGCGGAAGGATACGATCCGATCAAAGATGAGAAATATGTGATTCCGGTTGGTGGCGGGATTGAATTCGGTGAGAAGTCAACCGATGCCGCCCGGAGAGAAACCTTCGAAGAAATTGGTGCGGAAATCGGTAATCTGCGATTACTGGGAATCAGTGAAAATATTTTTACGTTCAGCGGAACTGCCGGCCACGAAATTGTTTTTGTCTATGAAGCCGAATTAAAAGATGAGTCTTTTTATCAGCAGGATGAAATCCCCGGAATCGAGGTCAATGGGGAACGATTTATTGTCCGCTGGTTTGATGAAGATGATCTCCTTAATGGTAATATCCCGTTTTATCCTGATGGTATTACCGACATGTTATAG
- a CDS encoding PRD domain-containing protein, translating into MLTITKTLNSSVVLVEQNGQPMIVLGKGIGYGKKPGTRIRYDDVSQVFMPVDNLYIRQMLDSIDSIPARYFELTQEIVSHAEQKIGQSLNHTIYFALTDHLHFAVERFQNDITLTNRVLWEIKTFYRTEFEIGEFALALLEEHLGVLLPEQEAANVAFHLINAQSSDSNETDGAKYAHLVGKIINIVRYTIGNDIATDDIHYTRFITHVKFFVARFFSGKMLPDDEDSLFEHFQRKYPKAISCAQKIRTYIRETYQQEISDEEITYLAVHIYRLLQTET; encoded by the coding sequence GTGCTGACAATCACAAAGACTCTCAATTCGAGTGTCGTATTGGTCGAGCAAAACGGTCAACCGATGATCGTACTGGGAAAAGGCATTGGCTACGGCAAAAAACCGGGGACACGCATCCGGTACGATGATGTCAGTCAGGTATTTATGCCGGTCGATAACCTTTATATCAGACAAATGCTCGATAGCATTGATTCCATTCCTGCACGCTATTTTGAACTGACGCAGGAGATCGTCTCACATGCCGAGCAAAAGATAGGGCAATCACTGAATCACACCATTTATTTTGCTTTGACCGATCATCTGCACTTTGCCGTTGAACGGTTTCAAAACGACATTACCCTGACCAACCGGGTTCTCTGGGAAATCAAAACATTTTACCGGACTGAGTTCGAAATCGGTGAATTCGCTCTTGCCTTACTGGAAGAACATCTTGGAGTTCTCCTGCCAGAGCAGGAAGCGGCCAATGTAGCTTTCCACCTGATCAATGCACAAAGCAGTGACAGTAACGAAACCGACGGCGCAAAATATGCCCATCTGGTCGGAAAAATTATCAATATCGTCCGCTATACGATCGGCAACGACATTGCAACAGACGACATTCACTACACCCGGTTTATCACTCATGTGAAGTTCTTCGTCGCCCGCTTTTTCTCCGGGAAAATGCTACCGGACGATGAAGACTCATTATTTGAGCACTTTCAGCGCAAATACCCCAAGGCTATCAGTTGTGCACAAAAAATCCGTACATACATCAGAGAAACCTATCAGCAGGAAATATCTGACGAAGAGATCACCTATCTCGCCGTACATATTTACCGGTTACTGCAAACGGAGACTTAG
- a CDS encoding Gfo/Idh/MocA family protein, whose amino-acid sequence MENHKVRWGIAGLGNIAHRFAADLTHYVQNGELYAVAARDLPRAAQFAGEYACPHYYDSYQALAADPNVDAVYIATLHPFHRHMTELFLRHGKHVLVEKPAFTNLRDWDEMTSLARQQGVLLVEAMKSVAFPAYQVLRQFIQQNQVTIHSVEAAFGGRHGFDSRLRIFDPDLSGGATLDVGVYALWLYADLCQLTQTPLHKPAVKYIQDYAESKVDDHVEFHFTGALEGKIAASISRDLQREATILGPELEIVIHDKWWNPKTIDIVYQGKTSQITTPAGGGGFEYETEHVSALILDGKRCSDVLRAETSRQVIAMMETALTENGFGHLVYPA is encoded by the coding sequence ATGGAAAATCATAAAGTACGCTGGGGGATTGCCGGACTGGGAAACATCGCCCATCGCTTTGCTGCGGATTTGACGCATTATGTGCAAAATGGTGAGTTGTATGCCGTGGCAGCAAGAGATTTACCACGTGCGGCTCAATTTGCCGGAGAATACGCCTGTCCGCATTATTACGACTCATATCAGGCACTGGCTGCTGACCCGAATGTTGATGCGGTGTATATCGCCACACTTCATCCGTTTCATCGTCATATGACCGAGTTGTTTCTCCGTCACGGCAAACATGTACTGGTTGAAAAGCCTGCTTTTACCAACCTTCGGGACTGGGATGAAATGACTTCACTTGCCAGACAGCAGGGGGTTTTGTTAGTGGAAGCAATGAAGTCGGTTGCGTTTCCTGCGTATCAGGTGTTGCGGCAGTTTATCCAACAGAATCAGGTTACGATCCATTCGGTTGAAGCGGCTTTCGGTGGCCGACATGGGTTTGATTCCCGGCTGCGTATCTTCGATCCGGATTTATCCGGCGGAGCAACGCTGGATGTTGGCGTATACGCATTATGGTTATACGCGGATCTATGTCAGTTAACCCAGACACCACTGCACAAACCTGCGGTGAAATATATTCAGGATTACGCTGAGTCCAAAGTGGATGATCATGTCGAATTCCATTTTACCGGAGCTCTCGAAGGAAAGATTGCCGCCTCGATTAGTCGGGATCTACAACGGGAAGCCACTATTCTGGGGCCGGAACTTGAGATTGTGATTCATGATAAGTGGTGGAATCCGAAAACGATCGATATTGTTTATCAGGGGAAAACCTCTCAAATCACCACACCTGCGGGAGGCGGGGGATTTGAGTATGAGACTGAACACGTTTCGGCGCTGATTCTGGATGGCAAACGATGCTCTGATGTGTTGCGTGCTGAAACCAGCCGTCAGGTGATTGCCATGATGGAAACTGCGCTGACAGAAAATGGCTTTGGTCATCTGGTTTATCCTGCTTAG
- a CDS encoding TIGR02808 family protein encodes MSTLESIIWHILGYSAMPVIILSGFIAVAIISVWVLSVTKDKQ; translated from the coding sequence ATGAGTACACTAGAATCCATCATCTGGCATATTCTGGGCTACAGCGCCATGCCGGTGATTATTCTGTCCGGATTTATCGCTGTTGCCATCATCTCGGTTTGGGTGCTTTCAGTAACGAAGGACAAGCAATAA
- a CDS encoding ricin-type beta-trefoil lectin domain protein, whose product MKPIFKAGLPQDSLRFDQLYYIQPHNTYQHGDSLIGWLDAGYRSVELDVIDRGNWENNAKGPSVSHDMNPGNVNCSAPDNDRLGDCLDDIVNWMNVHTDDLPLVIFVDMKSSWDPLNAWKSDEVVLLDQFISNYLTNKLGSRFFTYQDLLAHLGTNYSPDYRARLKAVGWPNVASMKGKAIIVLTGGHVGDVNDRMETAMTLMGSTQSTFLCPDIDAADPNEFSGAIDSISDEHSKRFFCGNVAAGDHYQITANRANEYKQLMHLWSTAGDFKNTDYAATWIALAHGVSAIGWDIDNVAQTPDWTKGKQPQILLVGERRSLPGYFKIHPKIAVDQDQCLAVEGSRYNNGSDLRQELCTDQDNQQFVYTAEGQLRPKGNNKYCVDFNTGSADAGDKMHLWDCDGGNSEKWAVSSSGQFLNRDKNYAYCMDVSDGSTASGNQWQIWPCNSQNDNQIFYLEPVADWGQSSF is encoded by the coding sequence ATGAAACCTATATTTAAGGCTGGCTTACCTCAGGATAGTCTGAGATTTGATCAACTGTATTATATTCAGCCGCATAATACCTACCAGCATGGGGATTCTCTCATCGGCTGGCTTGATGCCGGGTATCGTTCTGTGGAGCTGGATGTGATTGACCGGGGAAATTGGGAGAATAACGCCAAAGGTCCTTCTGTAAGCCATGATATGAATCCGGGCAATGTCAACTGTAGTGCTCCTGATAATGATCGTCTGGGAGATTGTCTGGATGATATCGTTAATTGGATGAACGTACATACGGATGATTTGCCATTAGTTATTTTCGTCGATATGAAATCAAGCTGGGATCCGCTAAATGCATGGAAGTCTGATGAAGTTGTGCTGTTAGATCAGTTTATTTCTAATTATCTGACTAACAAATTAGGCAGTCGTTTTTTCACTTATCAGGATTTACTGGCACATTTAGGTACTAATTATTCACCGGACTATCGGGCCCGGTTGAAAGCAGTAGGCTGGCCGAATGTAGCATCGATGAAAGGGAAAGCGATTATTGTGCTGACAGGCGGACATGTCGGTGATGTTAATGACCGTATGGAAACGGCAATGACATTAATGGGTTCTACTCAGAGTACTTTTCTGTGTCCTGATATTGATGCAGCAGATCCCAATGAGTTCTCCGGAGCGATCGATTCGATTTCAGATGAACACTCGAAACGTTTCTTCTGTGGCAATGTTGCTGCGGGTGATCACTACCAAATCACAGCCAATCGGGCGAATGAGTATAAGCAGTTGATGCATTTATGGAGTACTGCCGGAGATTTTAAAAACACCGATTATGCGGCGACCTGGATTGCTTTGGCTCATGGTGTATCTGCTATTGGCTGGGATATTGACAACGTTGCGCAAACACCGGACTGGACCAAAGGTAAACAGCCGCAGATACTGTTGGTTGGTGAAAGAAGAAGTTTACCCGGTTACTTTAAAATTCATCCGAAAATAGCCGTTGATCAGGATCAGTGTCTGGCTGTAGAAGGCTCCCGATATAATAATGGTAGCGATCTTCGTCAGGAACTCTGTACGGATCAGGATAACCAACAGTTTGTTTATACGGCTGAGGGGCAGTTAAGACCGAAAGGAAATAATAAGTATTGTGTGGATTTTAATACGGGTTCTGCCGATGCCGGTGATAAAATGCATCTGTGGGATTGCGATGGTGGAAACTCTGAAAAGTGGGCGGTTTCCTCGTCAGGTCAGTTCCTGAATAGGGATAAAAACTATGCCTACTGTATGGATGTTTCCGATGGTTCCACTGCTTCGGGTAATCAGTGGCAGATCTGGCCATGCAATAGCCAGAACGATAATCAGATTTTTTATCTTGAGCCGGTTGCTGACTGGGGACAGAGTTCTTTCTAA
- a CDS encoding nitrate reductase cytochrome c-type subunit: protein MSKKIITLVAAGLLLSGIVYAKFDNPGGIGGLESLRGITEIEDTRPADEMKKYPKEQVLGSDYIYQPPLIPHSIRNYEVSLNANKCLSCHSWKNAEEMKATKISVTHFVNREDAVLADVSPRRYFCLQCHVPQASAEALVENEFKRVDSLR from the coding sequence ATGAGCAAAAAAATAATCACCCTAGTTGCAGCCGGTCTCTTACTCAGTGGGATCGTCTATGCAAAATTTGACAACCCCGGCGGTATCGGAGGTTTAGAGTCTCTGAGAGGCATCACCGAAATTGAAGATACCCGTCCGGCGGATGAAATGAAAAAGTACCCGAAAGAGCAGGTACTCGGTAGTGACTATATTTATCAGCCACCACTGATTCCACACAGTATTCGTAACTATGAGGTGTCACTGAACGCCAACAAATGCCTGTCCTGCCATAGCTGGAAAAACGCAGAAGAAATGAAAGCGACTAAAATCAGCGTCACCCATTTCGTCAACCGGGAAGATGCAGTACTGGCTGATGTTTCGCCACGGCGTTATTTCTGTCTCCAGTGTCACGTTCCTCAGGCCAGTGCAGAAGCACTCGTCGAAAATGAGTTTAAACGTGTGGATTCTCTCCGTTAG
- a CDS encoding ankyrin repeat domain-containing protein codes for MNKLAFYFSRPCLILLSLMFAGCATQPKLITAIRHHDVQKVELMLQKGSDPNVSDKNNYQRTPLYYAAEGGYNDLVTKLIAAGADVDQASSDGWTPLLAAARYDGDMETIQLLVDSGANLGQTNNYGWNALLLAIWSNKPNVVTVLLDYGLSPDHRNGEDQDAYDIARMQKNLVTPEMIQKYRDEYLQKQMIAETEQKLEVAENRDAELGLSLKRDKYLIAYSDALKNENYLEAVFYARLLEGLNIEMEDDFYYSWGETLLKLNKPEEAKVKLNEYLKRAGSQGEYYTQALRLILQTEK; via the coding sequence ATGAATAAACTCGCTTTTTATTTCTCTCGACCCTGTTTGATTCTCTTGTCATTGATGTTCGCCGGTTGTGCGACGCAGCCGAAGCTGATTACAGCGATCCGCCATCATGACGTCCAAAAGGTAGAACTGATGTTACAGAAAGGTTCGGATCCGAATGTCTCTGATAAAAACAATTATCAGCGGACACCGCTTTATTATGCTGCGGAAGGTGGATACAACGATCTGGTAACCAAGCTGATCGCGGCCGGAGCTGATGTTGATCAGGCCTCCAGTGATGGCTGGACACCGTTGCTGGCAGCAGCAAGATATGACGGTGATATGGAAACTATACAGCTATTGGTTGATTCTGGCGCTAATCTGGGACAGACCAACAATTATGGCTGGAATGCTTTATTACTGGCTATCTGGAGCAATAAACCCAATGTTGTGACCGTGTTACTGGATTACGGTTTATCACCGGATCACCGTAACGGTGAAGATCAGGATGCCTACGATATTGCCCGTATGCAAAAGAATCTGGTTACTCCGGAGATGATTCAGAAATACCGGGATGAGTATCTGCAAAAACAGATGATTGCTGAAACCGAGCAAAAGCTTGAAGTCGCAGAAAATCGTGATGCTGAGCTTGGTTTATCGCTAAAAAGAGACAAATACCTGATTGCCTATTCGGATGCTTTGAAGAACGAAAATTATCTGGAAGCAGTTTTCTATGCCAGATTACTGGAAGGGCTGAATATTGAAATGGAAGATGACTTTTATTATTCTTGGGGCGAAACCCTGCTGAAACTCAATAAGCCTGAAGAAGCAAAAGTTAAATTGAATGAGTATCTCAAACGGGCCGGTTCTCAGGGGGAATATTATACCCAAGCGCTCCGCCTGATACTTCAGACGGAAAAATGA
- a CDS encoding glycoside hydrolase family 1 protein: MNNEHVFPENFLWGGALAANQVEGAWNQGGKGLSVADVAVYKKDVDVKDYAAHAAITSASVEQAMQDPSDTHYPKRRGIDFYHRYAEDIALFAEMGFKALRISIAWSRLFPTGEEQEANEEGVQFYIRVFEELKKHHIEPIVTLSHYEMPLALSLKYNGWVERTVIDHFVRFSRVCFERFKPYVKYWLTFNEIDSIFRHPFTTAGIIPDRCPENQQQTIYQALHHQFVASALVTRDCHDIIPGSQVGCMLTKLTTYPHTCHPQDVEKTLIKNLMNLFYSDVQVFGEYPALVQKQWQKESIHIEMQPHDLDILKAHTVDFISFSYYMSLTESASDGMEMAAGNTILGVKNPYLPSTDWGWQIDPVGLKVSLLELYDRYKKPLMIVENGMGAKDEVVDGKIHDPYRIDYFKAHFEQMKAAVALGVDLIGYTSWGPIDLVSAGTSQMSKRYGFIYVDQDDEGHGTLERIRKDSFYWYQDIIKTNGASL; this comes from the coding sequence ATGAACAATGAACATGTATTTCCGGAAAACTTTCTCTGGGGAGGCGCACTGGCCGCTAATCAGGTGGAAGGAGCCTGGAATCAGGGAGGTAAAGGCCTTTCTGTGGCCGATGTTGCCGTGTATAAAAAAGATGTTGACGTCAAAGACTATGCCGCCCACGCGGCAATTACATCGGCGTCGGTTGAACAGGCCATGCAAGACCCTAGTGATACACACTATCCCAAGCGCCGGGGCATTGATTTTTACCATCGCTATGCAGAAGATATCGCACTCTTTGCAGAAATGGGATTTAAAGCTCTGCGGATTTCAATTGCCTGGTCCCGGCTGTTTCCGACCGGAGAAGAGCAGGAAGCCAATGAAGAAGGTGTACAATTCTACATCCGGGTCTTTGAAGAATTAAAAAAACATCACATTGAACCCATCGTGACGTTGTCTCACTATGAAATGCCGCTGGCATTATCACTCAAGTACAATGGCTGGGTGGAACGAACAGTGATCGATCATTTTGTCCGTTTCAGCCGGGTCTGTTTTGAACGGTTCAAACCTTATGTGAAATACTGGCTGACCTTCAATGAAATCGACAGTATTTTCCGCCACCCTTTTACAACCGCCGGTATCATTCCCGATCGTTGTCCGGAAAATCAACAGCAAACGATCTATCAGGCATTACACCATCAGTTTGTTGCGTCTGCGCTGGTCACTCGCGACTGCCACGACATTATTCCCGGCAGTCAGGTTGGTTGTATGCTGACCAAACTGACAACCTATCCTCACACCTGCCATCCGCAGGATGTTGAGAAGACACTGATAAAAAATCTGATGAATCTTTTCTATTCAGATGTTCAGGTATTCGGGGAATATCCAGCGCTGGTTCAGAAACAGTGGCAAAAAGAAAGTATCCACATTGAAATGCAGCCGCACGATCTGGATATTCTGAAGGCTCACACCGTCGATTTCATTTCGTTCAGTTACTATATGTCGCTGACGGAATCGGCCAGTGACGGAATGGAAATGGCTGCTGGTAACACCATTTTAGGCGTGAAAAACCCCTACTTGCCTTCAACAGACTGGGGATGGCAGATTGATCCGGTCGGTCTGAAAGTGTCATTACTCGAACTTTACGACCGTTACAAAAAACCATTAATGATTGTTGAAAATGGGATGGGTGCCAAAGATGAAGTAGTTGACGGAAAAATCCATGACCCATATCGTATCGATTACTTCAAAGCACATTTCGAGCAGATGAAGGCTGCGGTTGCACTGGGTGTTGATTTAATTGGCTACACCAGTTGGGGACCAATCGATCTGGTCAGTGCCGGTACTTCTCAGATGTCAAAACGCTATGGATTCATTTACGTTGATCAGGATGATGAAGGCCACGGCACACTGGAACGGATCAGGAAAGACTCGTTTTACTGGTATCAGGATATTATAAAAACCAACGGCGCATCTCTGTAG
- a CDS encoding beta-glucoside-specific PTS transporter subunit IIABC, with product MDYQTIAEDILQYIGGKENISFLTHCSTRLRFTLVDNQKPDYSQIEKIPGVIGLRRTGQCQIIIGNEVIEVYNALSVLIGELPESRDEPAQQRWSARLIDFIIGIFQPLIPAVAGGGILKSLLLLLITLGWLEKGSTVHVIFDAIGSAPLYFLPILVAITTANKLRVNVLVAVSAVGALLIPGMTKILADGAVVFELSLKNIPYAYQVFPAILTVLFYSRMEHWITRYAPKSVRVFFVPLVCLTVTVPVTLLVLGPLGYNLGIGMSAVILTIFNQLGFVALGLLAAILPFMIATGMHKAMIPYAVNAMTQFGKEVLYLPASLAHNIAESGASFAVALKTKDIGLRSTAISAGISALFGITEPAIYGVTLLHKPVLYSVMLGGAVGGAFIGLCAIESFALVGPGLASITMFASPENPMNLVYALIAIPVSFFTAFIAVLILWREQQSPSATQTITPRDNGEHKSFPVHAPVSGKIIPLESVNDDVFSAKLIGDGIAVIPDDNVLYAPVSGEIVSVYNTGHAISMVAENGLELMFHIGIDTVKLEGKHFKAQVNTGDQVYAGQPLVIFEREAIAEQGFDTVVVCIIANAHQYQIQSIENNQQVRQQDIIMMIEELAYEQ from the coding sequence ATGGACTATCAAACAATTGCTGAGGATATCCTTCAATATATTGGAGGGAAAGAAAACATTTCCTTTCTGACCCATTGTTCAACCCGGCTCAGATTCACCTTAGTCGATAATCAGAAACCCGATTATTCACAGATAGAAAAAATCCCCGGAGTCATTGGACTACGGCGGACCGGACAGTGTCAGATCATTATCGGGAATGAGGTGATCGAAGTTTACAATGCATTAAGCGTATTGATTGGGGAACTGCCGGAAAGCAGAGATGAACCAGCTCAGCAACGCTGGTCGGCCCGGTTGATCGATTTTATCATCGGAATATTTCAGCCATTGATCCCGGCAGTTGCCGGCGGCGGGATATTAAAATCACTACTTCTGCTTTTAATCACGCTGGGCTGGCTGGAAAAAGGCTCAACGGTTCATGTCATTTTTGATGCGATCGGTAGCGCTCCACTCTATTTCCTGCCGATCTTAGTCGCAATTACAACCGCCAATAAACTCAGAGTCAATGTCTTAGTTGCCGTTTCCGCCGTCGGCGCGTTACTCATTCCGGGAATGACTAAGATTCTTGCCGATGGAGCCGTTGTCTTTGAGCTCTCACTGAAAAATATTCCCTATGCTTATCAGGTCTTCCCTGCCATTCTGACGGTGCTGTTTTACTCCCGGATGGAGCACTGGATTACCCGTTACGCTCCGAAATCTGTCCGGGTATTCTTTGTTCCGCTGGTCTGTCTGACTGTCACCGTACCGGTCACATTACTGGTTCTCGGTCCGTTGGGATATAACCTGGGAATTGGTATGTCTGCCGTGATACTAACTATTTTTAATCAGTTAGGTTTTGTCGCTTTGGGACTACTGGCGGCGATTCTGCCGTTTATGATTGCAACCGGAATGCACAAAGCCATGATTCCCTATGCGGTAAATGCGATGACCCAGTTCGGAAAAGAAGTCCTCTATTTACCGGCATCACTGGCGCATAATATTGCTGAATCCGGCGCCAGCTTTGCCGTTGCACTGAAAACCAAAGATATCGGACTGCGTTCAACCGCAATATCAGCTGGTATTTCAGCCCTGTTCGGCATCACAGAACCCGCAATTTACGGCGTAACCCTGCTCCATAAGCCGGTACTATACAGTGTAATGCTTGGTGGCGCGGTCGGAGGCGCATTTATCGGTCTTTGTGCTATCGAGAGTTTTGCGTTGGTTGGTCCCGGCTTAGCCAGTATTACGATGTTCGCCTCTCCCGAAAACCCGATGAATCTGGTCTACGCACTGATTGCAATTCCGGTTTCATTCTTTACCGCATTTATTGCTGTGCTCATTTTATGGCGTGAACAACAATCACCGTCGGCTACACAGACCATCACACCAAGAGACAATGGGGAACATAAATCCTTCCCGGTGCATGCCCCGGTTTCAGGAAAAATCATTCCGCTTGAATCCGTTAATGATGATGTTTTCTCCGCCAAACTGATCGGTGACGGAATCGCCGTGATTCCGGATGATAATGTCTTGTATGCCCCCGTCAGTGGTGAAATTGTCAGTGTCTATAACACCGGGCATGCAATCAGTATGGTGGCCGAGAACGGCCTCGAACTGATGTTCCACATCGGGATTGATACGGTGAAACTTGAAGGTAAACACTTCAAAGCACAGGTAAATACCGGTGATCAAGTTTACGCAGGACAGCCGCTGGTTATATTTGAGCGGGAAGCAATCGCTGAACAAGGCTTTGATACGGTGGTGGTGTGTATTATCGCGAATGCCCATCAGTATCAGATCCAGTCGATTGAGAACAACCAGCAGGTCAGACAGCAGGATATTATTATGATGATAGAGGAGTTGGCATATGAACAATGA
- a CDS encoding NapC/NirT family cytochrome c, with protein sequence MKLLKAFWQRLASPSKAAVGVVLFMGFIGGLLFWGAFNTGMEATNTEEFCAGCHAPIVAEIQDTIHYSNRSGVRAICSDCHVPHAWTDKIVRKVQASKELLFHFMGTIDTPEKFQARRAHLAEREWARLQKNDSLECRNCHQFEYMDFSEQSSISARQHSTALASGEKTCVDCHKGIAHKLPDMKGVEGWQ encoded by the coding sequence ATGAAACTACTAAAAGCCTTTTGGCAGCGACTGGCTTCTCCAAGTAAAGCAGCCGTCGGCGTTGTTCTGTTCATGGGGTTCATCGGTGGATTGCTCTTCTGGGGTGCATTCAATACAGGCATGGAGGCGACTAACACTGAAGAGTTCTGTGCCGGATGCCACGCGCCAATCGTGGCAGAGATTCAGGACACGATCCATTATTCAAACCGTTCCGGCGTACGGGCAATCTGTTCAGATTGTCATGTTCCGCACGCATGGACCGATAAAATCGTCCGGAAAGTACAGGCATCGAAAGAGCTGTTGTTCCACTTTATGGGAACGATCGATACGCCTGAAAAGTTTCAGGCCCGAAGGGCACATCTGGCCGAACGGGAGTGGGCACGACTTCAGAAAAACGATTCGCTCGAATGCCGGAACTGTCACCAGTTCGAATACATGGACTTTTCTGAACAAAGTTCGATCAGCGCCCGGCAACACTCGACTGCTCTGGCATCCGGAGAAAAAACCTGTGTGGACTGCCATAAAGGGATCGCTCATAAACTGCCGGACATGAAAGGTGTCGAAGGCTGGCAATGA
- a CDS encoding FMN-dependent NADH-azoreductase produces MSHVLALKSSILGEYSQSGKLLDAYLEKFNGAEITLRDLAANPLPVLDFSVATALRSAEGLSEEQQAIVNLSDQLIAEIKAADTIVIAAPMYNFTIPTQLKNWFDLIARAGVTFQYTEAGVQGLIENKKVIVITTRGGIHLGGATDNVTPYLKTILGFIGITDVEFAYAEALNMGDEPAAQGIATAKGQLEAIAV; encoded by the coding sequence ATGTCTCATGTTCTCGCTCTGAAATCCAGTATTCTTGGTGAATATTCTCAGTCAGGCAAACTGCTTGATGCGTACCTGGAAAAATTCAATGGTGCAGAGATAACTCTCCGTGATCTGGCTGCCAATCCACTGCCTGTACTCGATTTCTCGGTTGCCACAGCTCTGCGTTCTGCTGAAGGCCTGAGTGAAGAACAACAAGCCATTGTCAATCTTTCCGACCAGCTGATTGCTGAAATCAAAGCTGCCGATACCATTGTTATTGCAGCCCCGATGTACAACTTCACCATTCCGACTCAGTTGAAAAACTGGTTCGATCTGATTGCCCGTGCCGGTGTCACATTCCAGTACACCGAAGCTGGCGTTCAGGGCCTGATTGAAAACAAGAAAGTTATAGTAATCACAACACGCGGTGGCATTCATTTGGGTGGGGCAACCGACAACGTTACCCCATACCTGAAAACAATTCTGGGCTTTATCGGCATTACTGATGTTGAATTTGCTTATGCTGAAGCACTGAATATGGGTGATGAACCCGCAGCTCAGGGAATTGCAACGGCCAAAGGTCAACTGGAAGCTATTGCAGTTTAA